From a region of the Candidatus Rhabdochlamydia porcellionis genome:
- the asnS gene encoding asparagine--tRNA ligase, protein MKHSKIRLIQSSQIGSVITVCGWIRTIRAQKSFSFIELNDGSTLSSLQIVVDASLPFYEDLLKKLSTGASISVTGELVESLGKGQRWELKAHSIHLFGSCPEDYPLQKKRHSFEFLRSLAHLRPRTNTQGAIARIRNALSIATHLFFQQREFLYLHTPIITTSDCEGAGKQFLVTTLDINNSPRHSDGSVNFTEDFFHKPAYLTVSGQLNAETFACALSDVYTFGPTFRAENSNTSRHLAEFWMVEPEMAFADLDDNRECAEAYLRFVLRYALDNCQEDLAFFEKFIEKGLLNRLQQVAEAEFAHLTYTQAIAILQKSEQSFVFPVEWGIDLQSEHERYLAEIYCKKPLILTDYPEKIKAFYMRENSDGKTVAAMDVLVPKIGEIIGGAQREERPDVLEKKLRSFGLHPEDYWWYMQLRTYGTVPHAGFGLGFERLVLFVTGMENIRDTIPFPRFPGHAEF, encoded by the coding sequence ATGAAACATAGTAAAATTCGATTGATCCAATCCTCTCAAATAGGAAGTGTGATCACTGTATGTGGATGGATTCGTACAATTAGAGCACAAAAAAGCTTTAGCTTCATTGAACTAAATGACGGCTCTACGCTTTCTTCTCTGCAAATTGTGGTGGATGCTTCACTTCCCTTTTATGAGGATCTTTTAAAAAAACTTTCTACAGGAGCTTCTATTTCAGTAACAGGCGAATTAGTAGAGAGTTTAGGCAAAGGGCAGCGCTGGGAATTAAAAGCTCATTCCATTCATCTTTTTGGTAGCTGTCCTGAAGATTACCCTCTGCAAAAAAAACGACACTCTTTTGAGTTTTTACGCTCTCTTGCTCATTTACGCCCACGTACGAATACACAAGGAGCTATTGCTAGAATACGCAATGCTCTTTCCATTGCCACTCATCTATTTTTCCAACAAAGAGAGTTTTTATATCTACATACACCTATTATCACGACCTCTGATTGTGAAGGAGCGGGCAAACAATTTCTCGTCACCACACTAGATATCAATAACTCACCAAGACACTCCGACGGTAGCGTGAACTTTACAGAGGATTTCTTTCATAAACCAGCCTATCTTACAGTCTCAGGACAACTGAATGCAGAAACATTTGCTTGCGCTCTTTCCGATGTTTATACATTTGGCCCTACATTTCGTGCAGAGAATTCTAATACTTCTCGTCATCTAGCCGAGTTCTGGATGGTTGAGCCGGAAATGGCTTTTGCTGACCTCGATGATAACCGTGAATGCGCAGAAGCTTATTTGCGGTTTGTCCTTCGATATGCCTTAGATAACTGCCAAGAGGACTTAGCCTTTTTTGAGAAGTTTATAGAAAAAGGATTATTGAATCGTCTGCAACAAGTAGCTGAAGCAGAATTTGCTCACCTAACCTATACCCAAGCTATTGCTATTTTACAAAAATCAGAACAAAGCTTTGTTTTTCCTGTAGAGTGGGGTATTGATCTACAATCAGAACATGAGCGCTATTTAGCAGAAATATACTGTAAAAAACCCCTGATCCTCACGGATTATCCAGAAAAAATCAAAGCTTTTTACATGAGGGAAAACTCTGATGGGAAAACAGTAGCCGCTATGGACGTCTTAGTTCCAAAAATTGGAGAAATCATTGGAGGAGCTCAAAGAGAAGAACGTCCAGATGTGTTAGAAAAAAAACTACGCTCGTTTGGTTTACACCCAGAGGACTATTGGTGGTATATGCAACTGCGTACCTATGGGACTGTTCCACATGCAGGCTTTGGTTTAGGGTTTGAGCGTCTGGTATTATTTGTCACGGGAATGGAGAACATTCGTGATACGATCCCTTTTCCTAGATTTCCTGGTCATGCAGAATTTTAA
- a CDS encoding Fic family protein → MAAFINWFNSTNASLSILAKAAIAHVYFESIHPFEDGNGRIGRVLVEKVLSQGIGHPVLIAVSKILEKQKKEYYAAIERCNHTLEIDHWIAFLADVILQAQSQSMSLLYFLIEKSKLLTALSGQLNPRQEKVLLRMFAKGLSGFQGRLSADNYIAIVKTSRATATRDLADLVHKKALVKTGELRYTRYWLNLSTRISPLL, encoded by the coding sequence ATGGCAGCATTCATTAATTGGTTTAATTCTACAAATGCATCTCTATCTATTCTAGCAAAGGCGGCCATTGCTCATGTATATTTTGAAAGCATTCACCCTTTTGAAGATGGAAATGGCAGAATCGGCCGTGTTTTAGTGGAAAAGGTTCTTTCTCAAGGCATTGGACACCCTGTATTAATTGCTGTTTCAAAAATATTAGAAAAACAAAAAAAAGAATACTATGCAGCTATTGAAAGATGTAATCACACTCTAGAAATAGATCACTGGATTGCATTCCTTGCAGATGTGATCCTGCAGGCTCAAAGTCAATCGATGAGCCTTCTTTACTTTTTGATTGAAAAATCAAAGCTGTTGACAGCTCTTTCTGGGCAACTCAATCCACGTCAGGAAAAGGTTTTATTGAGGATGTTTGCAAAAGGTCTAAGCGGTTTTCAAGGAAGATTGAGTGCTGATAACTATATTGCGATAGTAAAAACCTCTAGAGCAACAGCAACACGCGATTTAGCAGATCTAGTTCATAAAAAGGCTTTAGTAAAAACCGGAGAACTTCGCTACACCCGTTATTGGTTAAATCTATCCACAAGAATTAGTCCTCTTCTTTAA
- a CDS encoding deoxyribonuclease IV yields the protein MSKIPSSELLIGAHTSAQGGAQNAIWMGQEIGATTVQFFTSNQKRWSGKEITQEQAELFQEAVKTTGLCQLMSHDSYLINLGSSNPSVLHKSQKAFEEELIRCQKLGVSFLNFHPGSAVGATEEQCLNNIVASLEQFEELISHGATRLLLETTAGQGSTVGYCFEHLAYLIEKLHRKIPIGVCIDTCHIFAAGYDIRTKAGLEKTLKDFERIIGMKHLYAFHLNDSLKPLGSRRDRHAPLGKGEIGIECFKALMKNPKTRRLPKYLETPDGPPLWEKEIAMLREFADL from the coding sequence ATGTCTAAAATCCCTAGCTCTGAGTTATTAATCGGCGCTCATACCTCTGCCCAAGGCGGAGCTCAAAATGCTATTTGGATGGGGCAGGAAATTGGTGCGACTACTGTACAGTTTTTTACCAGCAATCAAAAACGCTGGTCAGGTAAAGAAATTACCCAAGAGCAAGCAGAACTTTTTCAAGAAGCGGTAAAAACAACCGGACTTTGCCAGCTGATGAGCCACGATAGTTATTTGATTAATTTAGGTTCTTCTAATCCATCCGTTTTACATAAAAGTCAGAAGGCTTTTGAAGAAGAGTTGATCCGCTGTCAAAAGCTGGGGGTTTCCTTCTTAAACTTTCATCCTGGCTCTGCTGTAGGAGCAACAGAAGAGCAATGTCTAAATAATATTGTAGCTAGCTTAGAGCAATTCGAAGAGCTTATCTCCCATGGAGCTACTCGTCTTCTGCTTGAAACAACTGCAGGTCAAGGATCTACAGTAGGGTACTGCTTTGAACATTTAGCCTATTTGATTGAAAAACTCCATAGAAAAATCCCTATCGGTGTGTGTATAGACACCTGTCATATCTTTGCAGCGGGTTACGATATCCGTACAAAAGCTGGCTTAGAAAAGACATTAAAAGACTTTGAGAGAATTATTGGGATGAAGCATTTATACGCTTTCCACCTTAATGACTCGCTAAAACCTTTAGGATCTCGTCGCGATAGACACGCTCCTTTGGGTAAAGGAGAGATTGGTATAGAGTGTTTCAAAGCGCTGATGAAGAACCCAAAGACTCGCCGTCTTCCTAAATACTTAGAAACCCCCGATGGCCCTCCTCTTTGGGAAAAAGAAATTGCCATGTTAAGAGAATTTGCAGATTTATGA
- a CDS encoding regulatory protein RecX, with the protein MIFVLIPFTVGKFAIPLEEYVIYEEDLVSLNSEEDRIKKQAFLYLARRSFFREELSLKLTQKGFSKGSIDKVLDLCIKQGFLDDQKLTRQLVEKARDRGFGSKAIWFKLCYKAGINRSVLQQVILETEKNQMGTLQKLIQKKSHQIQLLDPKQKNRWIAKMLRRGYCYEEIMRCLAEV; encoded by the coding sequence ATGATTTTTGTTTTAATCCCGTTTACCGTTGGAAAGTTTGCTATCCCTTTAGAAGAATATGTCATTTATGAAGAGGATTTAGTGTCCCTTAACTCAGAAGAAGATCGAATAAAAAAACAAGCATTTTTATATCTTGCAAGACGCTCTTTTTTTAGAGAAGAGTTAAGTTTAAAACTTACTCAAAAGGGATTTTCTAAAGGATCGATTGATAAGGTTTTAGATTTGTGCATCAAGCAAGGGTTTTTAGATGATCAAAAATTAACCCGGCAATTAGTAGAAAAAGCAAGAGATAGAGGATTTGGATCAAAGGCTATTTGGTTTAAACTCTGTTATAAAGCAGGAATAAATCGCTCTGTTTTACAACAAGTCATTTTAGAAACAGAAAAAAATCAAATGGGAACTTTGCAAAAGCTTATCCAAAAAAAATCTCATCAAATCCAGCTTTTAGACCCTAAACAAAAGAATCGATGGATTGCAAAAATGCTCAGACGTGGTTACTGCTATGAAGAGATTATGCGTTGTTTGGCAGAAGTTTAG
- a CDS encoding rhodanese-related sulfurtransferase, with product MQKDYWIVAYYIFTPIEDPLEEVKRHQKFLENKDIKCRIYIAHNGINAQMSGYKTDAQVYLEWMKQDARFKEISFKIDFYHEHAFPKASIKFRKQLVALDEEVDLELTGTHLSPKEWKEMLENRDENVLLLDVRNQYEWELGHFEGAELPCLKNFRDFSPYAKKLKDHYDPDQTKVMMYCTGGIRCELYSALLKKEGFAEIYQLDGGVINYGKQESTAYWKGKLFVFDDRLSVCIDEKIDEVISQCAYCKTNSDTYYNCANMDCNELFLCCPACAKKLKGCCSNTCMSASRVRPYQTAVRPKPFRRYSKESELN from the coding sequence ATGCAAAAAGATTATTGGATTGTAGCTTATTATATCTTTACCCCCATTGAAGATCCTTTGGAAGAGGTAAAAAGACATCAAAAATTTCTAGAAAATAAAGACATTAAGTGTCGGATCTATATTGCTCATAATGGGATTAATGCTCAAATGAGTGGTTATAAAACCGATGCTCAAGTCTATTTAGAGTGGATGAAACAGGACGCACGTTTTAAAGAAATTTCTTTTAAAATAGATTTTTACCATGAGCATGCGTTCCCTAAAGCCTCTATAAAATTTCGGAAACAGCTTGTAGCCTTAGATGAAGAAGTAGATTTGGAATTAACAGGGACACATCTTTCTCCTAAAGAATGGAAAGAGATGTTAGAAAATCGCGATGAAAACGTTTTGCTACTTGATGTACGTAATCAATATGAATGGGAACTTGGTCATTTTGAAGGAGCTGAGCTTCCTTGTTTAAAAAACTTTAGAGATTTTTCCCCTTATGCAAAAAAATTAAAAGATCATTATGACCCTGACCAGACAAAGGTCATGATGTACTGTACCGGTGGTATTCGATGCGAACTATATTCTGCTTTGCTAAAAAAAGAAGGTTTTGCTGAAATCTATCAGTTAGATGGTGGCGTGATTAATTATGGGAAACAAGAAAGCACTGCATATTGGAAGGGCAAATTATTTGTATTTGACGATCGCTTATCCGTTTGTATTGATGAAAAAATAGATGAGGTAATCAGTCAGTGTGCTTATTGCAAAACAAATAGTGATACATATTATAATTGTGCAAATATGGATTGTAATGAGCTTTTCTTATGTTGCCCTGCTTGTGCAAAAAAGCTCAAAGGCTGTTGCAGCAATACTTGCATGTCTGCTAGTAGGGTAAGGCCTTATCAGACAGCCGTGCGCCCTAAGCCTTTTCGTCGGTATTCCAAAGAGAGCGAATTAAATTAA
- a CDS encoding methylated-DNA--[protein]-cysteine S-methyltransferase, giving the protein MQYSFNQGPSICVQIECKGSILSKVTLTKSSHFACCISKECDLDTIQTIIKWLTQYSYRKDPSPLSLNLPKLPLFYQKVLIHLQNLPFAQLVTYGNLASTIGHPKAARAVGSACKINPFPLFIPCHRVVAANNIGGFAYDLSIKEALLQFEMDLAL; this is encoded by the coding sequence ATGCAATATTCATTTAATCAAGGTCCCTCTATTTGTGTACAGATAGAATGCAAAGGCAGCATTCTATCTAAAGTAACCCTGACTAAGTCATCGCATTTTGCATGCTGTATCTCTAAAGAATGCGACCTAGATACAATACAAACCATTATAAAATGGTTAACTCAGTACAGTTATCGAAAAGATCCCAGCCCTTTAAGTCTTAACCTACCCAAGCTCCCTCTATTTTACCAAAAAGTATTGATTCACTTGCAAAATCTACCTTTTGCACAGCTAGTCACTTATGGTAATCTTGCTTCTACAATCGGTCATCCAAAAGCAGCTCGCGCTGTCGGATCTGCTTGTAAAATCAACCCATTTCCTCTTTTTATTCCCTGTCATCGAGTCGTAGCGGCTAACAACATAGGAGGCTTTGCTTACGATCTTTCGATTAAAGAGGCTCTATTACAATTCGAGATGGATTTAGCTCTCTAG
- a CDS encoding DUF4172 domain-containing protein: protein METKRGTIEPCSITHALELGIPDWPQFSYHLDQIASKERQFLLEVGSACAFLKNVGDQEYSRFVIEILSLEGLESSRIEGEFLDRKSLQSSIKQHFSLRVSPNQETNKESRMAKLLCDVYQSFDQPLTQEMLFRWHFELFNNQSNIVDCGRYRTHIEPMQIVSH from the coding sequence ATTGAAACCAAAAGGGGCACTATAGAGCCTTGCTCTATAACTCATGCCCTGGAACTGGGAATACCCGACTGGCCCCAATTTAGCTACCATCTCGACCAAATAGCTTCGAAAGAAAGGCAGTTTCTTTTAGAAGTAGGTAGTGCCTGTGCCTTTCTAAAAAATGTAGGAGATCAGGAATACAGCCGGTTTGTCATAGAGATTCTTAGTTTGGAAGGTTTAGAAAGTTCGAGAATTGAAGGAGAATTTCTTGATAGAAAAAGCTTGCAATCATCGATTAAACAACACTTTAGCTTGCGCGTATCTCCCAACCAAGAGACCAATAAAGAATCTCGAATGGCTAAACTTCTTTGCGATGTTTATCAATCCTTCGATCAGCCATTGACTCAAGAGATGCTCTTTAGATGGCATTTCGAACTGTTTAATAATCAATCAAATATTGTTGATTGTGGAAGATACCGCACTCATATTGAACCCATGCAGATTGTTTCTCATTGA
- a CDS encoding toxin-antitoxin system YwqK family antitoxin — protein sequence MKRHLFILMSGTAFILSGCVHDNSEKTSVISKRYIHKYGYPVPKEEWQEHNYPGQVITALSDGVTVTSTYENGKLHGPTTYTFAHSQAIEKCIIYNQGQRVKETSYNSNSMPLQEWIQLSPQRCSLTSWYIEGCPMMVEEYAGNELIEGQYFTALNEIEARVEKGDGIRISRDQTGTLLSKEIVEDGYTVKKETYYPNGAPESISYYALGKLNGNKQTFTASGEPLALEEWVNGQLHGKATYFRNGNRYLEISYLNNQKNGTERHYTDGDLLTQEINWENDLKHGSTIYYTDSDIQQYWFYAGQPVNKNKFDDYNQMDQMVADISEDVKIHIR from the coding sequence ATGAAAAGACACCTGTTTATCCTTATGAGCGGTACGGCTTTTATCTTATCTGGCTGCGTTCATGATAACAGCGAAAAGACGAGCGTTATATCTAAGCGTTATATCCACAAATACGGTTACCCTGTTCCTAAAGAGGAATGGCAAGAGCATAATTATCCAGGACAGGTAATCACAGCTCTTAGTGATGGCGTGACCGTTACATCTACCTATGAAAATGGCAAGTTACACGGCCCTACTACTTATACCTTTGCTCATAGTCAAGCGATTGAAAAATGCATTATCTATAATCAAGGACAAAGAGTTAAAGAAACGAGTTATAATTCTAATTCCATGCCTTTACAAGAATGGATTCAACTCTCTCCTCAACGCTGTTCCCTTACCAGTTGGTATATAGAAGGTTGTCCTATGATGGTTGAAGAATACGCAGGAAATGAACTCATAGAAGGACAATACTTTACTGCTCTAAATGAAATAGAGGCACGGGTAGAAAAAGGAGATGGCATTCGCATTTCTCGAGATCAAACAGGAACGCTGCTTTCTAAAGAAATAGTGGAAGACGGTTATACAGTAAAAAAAGAAACGTATTACCCAAATGGAGCTCCCGAATCAATCTCCTATTATGCCCTAGGCAAACTCAATGGGAATAAACAAACATTTACAGCTAGCGGAGAACCTCTTGCTTTAGAAGAGTGGGTGAACGGGCAGCTACACGGAAAAGCTACTTATTTTAGAAATGGCAACCGCTATCTAGAAATTTCTTATTTAAATAACCAAAAAAATGGAACTGAAAGGCATTACACCGATGGTGATTTACTAACTCAGGAAATTAATTGGGAAAATGACCTTAAGCACGGATCTACTATTTATTACACGGACTCTGATATTCAGCAATATTGGTTTTATGCGGGACAACCTGTTAATAAAAATAAATTTGATGATTATAACCAAATGGATCAAATGGTTGCAGATATCTCAGAGGATGTAAAAATACACATCCGATAG
- the rpsD gene encoding 30S ribosomal protein S4, giving the protein MVRYTGPKNRVARRFGANIFGKARNPLLHKPNPPGMHGSKRKKKSDYGLQLEEQQKLKAVYGMLTTTQVVLYYEKAVQEAAKESSKEQGKNAPTLFIERLECRLDNMVYRLKLAPTIFAAQQLVSHGHVLVNGKKVDRRSFFVRPGMTISIKEKSQKNDKIQKSVISSGDIPEYLSLDAGTFSGQLLISPAIDQIPFPILINVPLICEFLAHNN; this is encoded by the coding sequence ATGGTTCGATACACCGGTCCAAAAAATCGTGTTGCAAGACGTTTTGGAGCAAATATATTCGGCAAAGCTCGTAATCCATTACTACATAAGCCAAATCCTCCGGGAATGCATGGAAGTAAAAGAAAAAAAAAGTCTGATTATGGCCTTCAGCTGGAAGAGCAACAAAAACTAAAAGCTGTTTATGGCATGCTGACTACCACCCAAGTGGTACTTTACTATGAGAAAGCTGTACAAGAAGCCGCAAAAGAAAGCTCAAAAGAACAAGGGAAAAATGCCCCTACCCTCTTTATCGAGCGATTAGAGTGCAGATTAGATAATATGGTTTACCGCCTGAAATTAGCACCGACTATTTTCGCAGCTCAGCAGCTAGTATCTCATGGACATGTATTGGTAAATGGTAAGAAAGTAGATCGCAGGTCATTTTTTGTCCGACCGGGAATGACGATTTCTATTAAAGAAAAGTCTCAAAAAAATGATAAAATCCAAAAAAGCGTAATTAGCTCTGGTGATATCCCTGAGTACCTCTCTTTGGATGCTGGTACTTTTTCAGGACAACTTCTCATCTCCCCTGCAATCGATCAGATACCTTTTCCTATTTTGATTAATGTGCCGTTAATTTGCGAGTTTTTAGCTCACAATAACTAG
- a CDS encoding DEAD/DEAH box helicase — MSELFYHLDISQKSQMVITLSKKFFQRKEALLIAKSLLEKNALDLLWKKSPIHVEEGTRFSISSESAFALLKLLSGTGRLLYKGQKIIIDPFTRAEGFVQAKVLNETQVEICARFKLGRQEESLSSCTAVFWGSPQWILYAGVIRLLDTEASSKWLKTSETILQEKELQEFLEETGGVTWLGEISKDPLPFICLTDRHGGFANLWFDYGIRGKIPAFEEKEFFWRKKNLEKQWEQDLLETDFSKKKVGDSFYYCPLDKVAKCITFLIKIGWEVFDHQNKQVVCLGQETLLLEERKQAWLVRAEFDYQGYKANLQQVIGAFNRRSCFVELAAHTVGLIDLKKIEEKWADFSELEFDQEGVYLPFRQLGLLSDGKNPLEIFKQLKQPIQPIILGEKFKGQLFTYQNQGLSWLSFLEKNQVGGLLADEMGLGKTIQIIAFLSQLELKQSCLIVVPTSLLFNWQNEYARFFPSCSIHVHAGKKRMKTFPHIPSIILTSYAVLRIDQALFTSLDFQLIILDEAQIIKNPDSQIAEVCFQLKAKMRVAITGTPIENKLEDLFSLFHFLNPGLLGERKQFQAEVLASQVDGRYVKRMQKLIRPFILRRTKKQVAFDLPEKLEQTIWVEMGEEQRNIYEKYLQSTRVKLCSKETNQQMQILEAILRLRQICAHPLLVDSTAQDLYQCSGKFSKVMADLEEVVGEKRKVLFYSQFTSMLHLMKKEAQNRDWKYVYLDGSTKNREQVVSQFQEDDQTLLFFISLKAGGVGLNLTKADYVFLYDPWWNTAIENQAIDRAHRLGRFNQVIARRYVTVLSIEEKIMRLKKHKQQLSQTLMEDLSNIETLSLEDLIQLLD, encoded by the coding sequence GTGTCAGAGCTATTTTATCATTTGGATATTTCTCAAAAATCTCAAATGGTTATTACATTGTCAAAAAAGTTTTTCCAGAGAAAAGAAGCCTTGCTAATAGCTAAATCTCTGTTAGAAAAAAACGCACTAGACCTTTTATGGAAAAAATCACCTATCCATGTAGAAGAGGGAACAAGGTTTTCTATCTCCTCAGAAAGTGCATTTGCATTACTTAAACTTCTTAGTGGTACAGGTAGATTGCTCTATAAAGGACAAAAGATCATTATCGATCCTTTTACAAGAGCAGAGGGATTTGTTCAAGCAAAAGTCTTAAATGAGACACAAGTAGAAATCTGCGCAAGATTTAAACTTGGTAGGCAAGAAGAGTCTTTATCCAGTTGTACAGCTGTTTTTTGGGGAAGTCCTCAATGGATTCTCTATGCTGGAGTTATACGTCTATTAGACACAGAAGCATCTTCAAAATGGCTAAAAACCTCAGAGACTATCTTACAAGAAAAAGAACTACAGGAGTTTCTAGAGGAAACAGGGGGTGTAACCTGGTTAGGAGAAATTTCAAAAGATCCTTTGCCTTTTATTTGTTTAACAGATCGACATGGAGGATTTGCCAATCTATGGTTTGATTATGGGATACGAGGAAAAATACCAGCTTTTGAAGAAAAAGAGTTTTTTTGGCGTAAAAAAAACCTGGAAAAGCAATGGGAACAAGACTTGTTAGAAACTGATTTTAGCAAAAAAAAAGTGGGAGACTCCTTTTATTATTGTCCTCTAGATAAAGTAGCCAAATGTATTACATTCTTAATTAAAATTGGTTGGGAGGTATTTGATCATCAAAATAAGCAAGTGGTTTGTTTAGGACAAGAGACTCTTTTGCTAGAAGAGCGTAAGCAAGCTTGGCTTGTACGGGCTGAGTTTGATTATCAAGGCTACAAAGCTAATTTGCAACAGGTAATAGGAGCTTTTAACCGTAGATCTTGCTTTGTAGAATTAGCTGCTCATACAGTTGGTTTAATCGATTTGAAAAAAATAGAAGAGAAATGGGCGGACTTTTCAGAGTTAGAGTTTGATCAAGAGGGGGTCTATCTTCCTTTTAGACAACTAGGATTGCTCTCTGATGGAAAGAATCCTCTAGAGATCTTTAAGCAGCTAAAGCAGCCTATTCAACCAATTATTCTAGGAGAAAAATTCAAAGGACAACTGTTTACCTATCAGAACCAAGGTTTAAGCTGGCTTTCTTTTCTAGAGAAAAATCAAGTAGGAGGACTTTTAGCCGATGAAATGGGTTTAGGAAAAACCATCCAAATAATAGCCTTTCTTTCACAACTAGAGCTTAAACAGTCTTGTTTGATTGTGGTTCCTACCTCTTTGTTATTTAATTGGCAAAATGAATACGCTCGGTTTTTTCCCAGTTGCTCAATTCATGTGCATGCAGGCAAAAAGAGAATGAAAACCTTTCCCCATATTCCATCGATCATTCTTACTTCCTATGCTGTTTTACGTATAGATCAGGCTTTGTTTACTTCTTTAGATTTTCAATTGATTATCTTAGATGAAGCACAGATCATTAAGAATCCAGATAGTCAAATAGCTGAAGTGTGTTTTCAATTAAAAGCAAAGATGCGAGTGGCTATTACAGGAACCCCCATAGAAAATAAACTAGAGGATCTCTTTTCACTTTTTCATTTTCTTAATCCAGGGTTATTAGGTGAGCGTAAACAGTTTCAAGCAGAAGTGCTTGCATCTCAAGTGGACGGTCGTTATGTAAAACGCATGCAAAAGCTCATTAGGCCATTTATCTTACGTCGCACAAAAAAGCAAGTAGCGTTTGATCTTCCAGAAAAACTCGAACAGACCATTTGGGTAGAGATGGGTGAGGAGCAGCGTAACATTTATGAAAAATATCTACAGTCCACTCGTGTTAAGCTTTGTTCAAAAGAAACGAATCAACAGATGCAGATCTTAGAAGCCATTCTACGTCTCAGACAAATTTGCGCTCATCCTTTGCTAGTAGACTCTACTGCTCAAGATCTTTATCAATGTAGCGGAAAATTTTCCAAGGTTATGGCTGATTTGGAAGAAGTAGTAGGAGAAAAAAGAAAGGTTCTCTTTTATAGTCAATTTACTTCAATGCTACATTTGATGAAAAAAGAGGCTCAAAACCGCGATTGGAAATACGTCTATTTAGATGGAAGCACAAAAAACCGAGAACAGGTCGTATCTCAGTTTCAAGAAGATGATCAAACCCTTCTTTTTTTTATTAGCTTAAAAGCAGGAGGAGTTGGTTTAAATTTGACTAAGGCTGACTATGTCTTCTTGTATGACCCTTGGTGGAATACAGCAATAGAGAATCAAGCTATTGATCGAGCCCACAGGTTAGGAAGGTTTAACCAAGTGATTGCTAGGCGCTATGTAACTGTTTTAAGCATTGAAGAGAAAATCATGCGACTTAAAAAACATAAACAACAGCTCTCCCAAACCCTAATGGAAGATTTAAGCAACATAGAAACCCTTTCTTTAGAAGATTTGATCCAGCTACTAGATTGA
- a CDS encoding RluA family pseudouridine synthase, with amino-acid sequence MFTYKNCFTSSLEESHLRLDALLSLRFPNKSRSYFQFLIKQGHVLVNGKAMKKREKTKPGDEIEIYFQITPEIDLTPESIDLEVLYEDEHLIVINKPAGMVVHPAPGHHRGTFVHALLFHCKQIDSDDPLRPGIVHRLDKDTSGILIAAKTRTAHAGLIDLFAKRKIEKTYLAICIGMPRDGLIDTPIARHPSRRKEMTVCMQGKASKTICQVLAQNGSLSLVKLELLTGRTHQLRVHLKHIGTPILGDETYGNAAINKKFSTKRQLLHAYFISFFHPITQQIVSLTAPIPEDLREAIELIDPQREKKSI; translated from the coding sequence ATGTTTACTTATAAAAATTGTTTTACGTCTTCTTTAGAAGAGTCCCATCTGCGACTCGATGCCTTGTTATCTCTAAGGTTTCCAAATAAATCGCGTAGTTATTTCCAATTTTTAATCAAGCAAGGCCATGTCCTCGTTAATGGAAAAGCGATGAAAAAAAGGGAAAAAACAAAGCCTGGAGATGAAATTGAGATTTATTTTCAAATCACTCCTGAAATCGATTTAACTCCTGAATCTATTGATTTGGAGGTTCTTTATGAAGATGAACATTTGATTGTCATAAATAAACCTGCTGGAATGGTTGTCCATCCTGCCCCTGGTCATCATAGAGGAACCTTTGTCCATGCTCTTTTATTTCATTGCAAGCAGATAGACTCTGACGATCCCTTAAGACCTGGTATTGTTCATCGATTGGATAAAGATACTTCTGGAATTCTAATTGCTGCAAAAACACGTACAGCACATGCAGGCTTAATAGATCTATTTGCAAAACGAAAAATAGAAAAGACATACTTAGCCATTTGTATAGGTATGCCAAGAGATGGCCTCATTGATACGCCCATTGCACGTCACCCCTCTCGTCGTAAAGAGATGACTGTGTGCATGCAAGGAAAAGCCTCTAAAACCATCTGCCAGGTTTTAGCTCAAAATGGTTCTCTTTCTTTGGTTAAACTAGAGCTTCTAACGGGCCGTACACACCAATTAAGGGTACATTTAAAACATATTGGTACCCCTATTTTAGGCGATGAAACTTACGGGAATGCTGCTATCAATAAAAAATTTTCTACTAAAAGACAACTTTTACATGCCTATTTTATAAGTTTTTTTCACCCTATTACGCAGCAAATTGTCTCGTTAACAGCTCCTATTCCAGAAGACTTAAGAGAAGCTATTGAACTAATTGATCCTCAAAGAGAAAAAAAATCTATCTAG